In one Antennarius striatus isolate MH-2024 chromosome 15, ASM4005453v1, whole genome shotgun sequence genomic region, the following are encoded:
- the sec31a gene encoding protein transport protein Sec31A isoform X5 has product MKLKEVQRTAIQSWSPAQHHPIYLATGTSAQQLDASFSTNASLEFFELDLTEPSLDMKSCGSFSSSHRYHKLVWGPYGMDGGGGHPSGVLIAGGENGDVILYDPAKIMAGESDVIVAESKKHTGPVRALDVNPFQTNLVASGSNESEIYIWDMNNFGSPMAPGPKTQPLEDISCVSWNRQVQHILASASPSGRASVWDLRKNDLIIKVSDHSNRMHCSGLAWNPEVATQLVLASEDDRMPVIQMWDLRFATSPLKILENHTRGILAIAWSLADPELLLSCGKDSRILCWNPNTGEVLYELPTSSHWCFDIQWCPRNPAVLSAAGFDGHIDIFSIMGGSSQAQSQRHRDQISNSFGNMDPFGTGQTLPPLQMPAPAAPVATSIPLKKPPKWIRRPVGASFSFGGKLVSLENAVSNPQQPQQPTSHVVRISQVVTETAFLKRSEQLQATLSAGSFVDFCQQKMDVAENEFEKSLWSFLKANFESDTRSKYLELLGYNREKLALKISAALEEKPAEPVQNIQVEVPAPPSLQLLPDLSLLQPADNPEAAFDLIAASNLPVVNSTPDLETEQLAGEEPEDAPPVEPEENVDQVLPEEEAEEEEEEEEEEIPLDEETTAPVEEEEKEEEPSPTDAPAPAEEPAEAPSPSHPGGVSLSISQDVDGLITQALLTGDFSGAVELCLHDNRMADSIILAIAGGSELLEKTQKKYFMKTHSKITKLISAVVTKDWLDILKTCDLQNWKEALAAVMTYAQPEEFSSLCDLLGGRLEAAEDPQLRSQACLCYICAGNVEKLVCCWSRVQNGHCPLSLQDLVEKVVVLRRAVEQTQRSGPAAIGVFLAEKMSQYANLLASQGSLSTAITYLPDNTNQVSIQQLRDRLCRALGQQAATPAAAPTQRAPSQPTAPSQAPPQHPFAPPQPPTAAPVPMATCAASAPAVPQYYQPVRAASTVTSWSNQTPTAFPNVPPPPQAGSASDKQAAPPNPAYGMTPPCSAAAPPSSSAAAPAYAFSHQYQRPQNGWNDPPALSRTSKKKSSENFVPPAPITAPIMAPLGTDPQAQPVFPGGPQGMIQGPHGTQVPYSGMHQQQFSPATMNPAMPKTSTEGAPGAPRGDLIQPLQSIPTEKITKKPIPDEHLVLKTTFESLIQKCLAVATDPQTKRKLDEANKRLEALYDKLREQTLSPAIVSGLHNIARSIETRSYADGLNIHTHIVSNSNFSETSAFMPVLKVVLTQANKLGV; this is encoded by the exons atgaaacTTAAAGAGGTCCAGCGTACGGCCATCCAGAGCTGGAGTCCCGCCCAGCACCACCCAATCTACCTGGCGACAG gaaCGTCAGCCCAGCAGCTGGACGCCTCTTTCAGCACCAATGCCTCGCTGGAGTTTTTTGAGCTGGACTTAACTGAACCGTCTCTGGACATGAAGTCCTGCggcagcttctcctcctctcacaG GTACCACAAGCTTGTCTGGGGTCCGTACGGGATGGACGGCGGCGGCGGACACCCGTCCGGCGTTCTCATCGCCGGAGGCGAAAATGGCGACGTCATCCTGTACGACCCCGCAAAGATCATGGCGGGAGAGAGCGACGTGATCGTGGCCGAGAGCAAGAAGCACACGGGGCCCGTCAGAGCCCTCGATGTTAACCCGTTCCAG ACGAACCTGGTGGCGTCAGGCAGTAACGAATCAGAAATCTACATCTGGGACATGAATAACTTTGGCTCTCCGATGGCGCCGGGACCCAAAACTCAG CCTCTGGAGGACATCAGCTGCGTGTCGTGGAACAGGCAGGTCCAACACATCCTGGCCTCCGCCAGCCCGAGCGGCCGAGCATCGGTGTGGGACCTCCGCAAGAACGACCTCATCATTAAAGTCAGCGACCACAGCAACAGA atgCATTGTTCTGGATTAGCCTGGAACCCAGAAGTGGCCACTCAGCTGGTCTTGGCCTCGGAGGACGACCGGATGCCGGTCATCCAGATGTGGGATTTACGTTTCGCAACCTCTCCCCTCAAGATTTTAGAGAATCACACTCG AGGCATCCTGGCCATCGCCTGGAGCTTGGCCGATCCTGAGCTGCTCCTCAGCTGCGGGAAGGACAGCAGGATTCTGTGCTGGAATCCGAACACAGGAGAG GTGTTGTACGAGCTTCCCACCAGCAGCCACTGGTGCTTCGACATCCAGTGGTGTCCCCGGAACCCCGCGGTGCTGTCGGCCGCCGGCTTCGACGGACACATCGACATCTTCTCCATCATGGGGGGCAGTAGCCAGGCGCAGAGTCAGCGACACCGTGACCAG ATCAGCAACTCGTTTGGGAACATGGATCCTTTCGGGACCGGGCAGACTTTACCCCCGCTGCAGATGCCCGCACCCGCAGCCCCGGTGGCAACGAGCATCCCCCTAAAGAAGCCTCCCAAGTGGATCCGTCGACCCGTCGGAGCCTCGTTTTCC TTCGGCGGGAAGCTGGTGTCTTTGGAGAACGCGGTGTCGAACCCTCAGCAGCCTCAGCAGCCCACCTCGCACGTCGTTCGCATCAGCCAGGTCGTCACGGAAACGGCCTTTCTGAAGCGCTCCGAGCAGCTGCAGGCCACGCTGAGCGCTGGCAGCTTCGTGGATTTCTGCCAGCAGAAGATGGACGTGGCGGAAAACGAGTTTGAAAAGTCTCTCTGGTCTTTTCTCAag GCTAATTTTGAAAGCGACACCCGCAGCAAGTACCTGGAACTTTTGGGCTACAACAGGGAGAAGCTGGCCTTAAAG ATTTCAGCAGCACTGGAGGAAAAACCTGCTGAACCGGTGCAG AACATCCAGGTGGAggttcctgccccccccagcctgcAGCTCCTACCggacctcagcctcctgcagCCCGCCGACAATCCTGAGGCAGCGTTCGACTTGATCGCTGCGTCAAACCTTCCGGTCGTGAACTCAACTCCTGACCTGGAGACCGAACAGCTGGCGGGAGAAGAACCGGAGGACGCTCCTCCTGTGGAACCAGAAGAAAACGTTGATCAGGTTCTCccagaagaggaagcagaggaggaggaggaggaggaggaggaggagatcccTTTAGATGAG GAGACAACGGCTCcagtagaggaggaggagaaagaagaggagccCAGTCCCACTGacgctccagctccagctgagGAACCGGCTGAGGCTCCATCTCCATCCCATCCAGGCGGCGTCAGTCTTAGCATCAGTCAAG ACGTCGACGGGCTGATCACGCAGGCTCTGCTCACCGGAGACTTCAGCGGAGCTGTGGAGCtctgtctccatgacaacaggaTGGCGGACAGCATCATCCTGGCCATCGCAGGAGGGTCCGAGCTCTTAGAGAAAACCCAGAAGAAGTATTTTATGAAAACGCACAGCAAGATAACCAAG CTGATCAGCGCCGTGGTGACAAAAGACTGGTTGGACATCCTGAAGACGTGTGACCTGCAGAACTGGAAGGAGGCCCTGGCCGCCGTGATGACCTACGCTCAGCCAGAGGAGTTCTCCTCTCTCTGCG ATCTTCTCGGAGGCCGACTGGAAGCGGCCGAGGACCCCCAGCTACGATCGCAAGCCTGCCTGTGTTACATCTGCGCCGGCAACGTGGAGAAACTGGTGTGTTGTTGGAGCAGAGTGCAGAACGGACACTGTCCGCTGtccctccag GACCTGGTGGAGAAGGTGGTGGTTCTGAGGCGAGCTGTGGAGCAGACCCAGCGCTCCGGTCCCGCTGCCATCGGCGTCTTCCTGGCTGAGAAGATGAGTCAGTACGCCAACCTGCTGGCGTCGCAGGGGAGCCTCTCCACCGCCATCACCTACCTGCCCGACAACACCAACCAG GTTTCCATCCAGCAGCTTCGGGATCGTCTCTGTCGCGCTCTGGGGCAGCAGGCGGCgactccagcagcagcaccaaccCAACGAGCTCCGTCTCAGCCGACCGCTCCGTCTCAGGCCCCGCCCCAGCATCCGTTCGCCCCGCCCCAGCCTCCGACGGCGGCTCCGGTACCCATGGCGACATGTGCCGCATCCGCCCCAGCAGTGCCACAGTATTACCAGCCG GTGAGGGCTGCCTCCACCGTCACCTCATGGAGTAACCAAACCCCCACAGCTTTCCCCaatgtccctcctcctcctcaagcAGGCAGCGCCTCAGACAAACAG GCGGCGCCTCCGAACCCTGCCTACGGGATGACGCCCCCCTGCTCGGCGGCTGCGCCTCCAtcctcctccgccgccgcccCGGCGTACGCGTTCTCCCATCAGTACCAGC ggCCTCAGAACGGCTGGAACGACCCCCCAGCTCTGAGTAGGACATCCAAAAAGAAG TCTTCAGAGAACTTTGTGCCCCCTGCCCCCATCACTGCCCCCATCATGGCTCCTCTGGGCACCGACCCTCAGGCCCAGCCTGTATTCCCTGGGGGCCCTCAGGGTATGATCCAGGGCCCTCACGGTACCCAGGTCCCCTATTCAGGCATGCACCAGCAGCAGTTCTCACCTGCAACCATGAACCCTGCAATGCCCAAGACCAGCACAGAGGGCGCTCCAGGAGCACCGAGGGGGGACCTCATCCAG CCTCTTCAGTCTATCCCCACTGAGAAGATCACCAAGAAGCCCATCCCCGACGAGCACCTGGTCCTGAAGACCACGTTTGAGAGCCTCATCCAGAAGTGCTTGGCTGTCGCGACCGACCCT CAAACCAAGAGGAAACTGGATGAGGCCAACAAACGTCTGGAGGCGCTCTACGACAAACTCCGAGAGCAGACG ctgtctcctgccATCGTCAGCGGCCTACACAACATCGCCAGGAGTATAGAAACTAGATCCTACGCGGATGGCCTCAACATCCACACCCACATCGTCAGCAACAGCAACTTCAGCGAGACATCGGCGTTCATGCCCGTCCTCAAGGTGGTGCTGACGCAAGCCAACAAGCTGGGGGTCTAA
- the sec31a gene encoding protein transport protein Sec31A isoform X6 → MKLKEVQRTAIQSWSPAQHHPIYLATGTSAQQLDASFSTNASLEFFELDLTEPSLDMKSCGSFSSSHRYHKLVWGPYGMDGGGGHPSGVLIAGGENGDVILYDPAKIMAGESDVIVAESKKHTGPVRALDVNPFQTNLVASGSNESEIYIWDMNNFGSPMAPGPKTQPLEDISCVSWNRQVQHILASASPSGRASVWDLRKNDLIIKVSDHSNRMHCSGLAWNPEVATQLVLASEDDRMPVIQMWDLRFATSPLKILENHTRGILAIAWSLADPELLLSCGKDSRILCWNPNTGEVLYELPTSSHWCFDIQWCPRNPAVLSAAGFDGHIDIFSIMGGSSQAQSQRHRDQISNSFGNMDPFGTGQTLPPLQMPAPAAPVATSIPLKKPPKWIRRPVGASFSFGGKLVSLENAVSNPQQPQQPTSHVVRISQVVTETAFLKRSEQLQATLSAGSFVDFCQQKMDVAENEFEKSLWSFLKANFESDTRSKYLELLGYNREKLALKISAALEEKPAEPVQNIQVEVPAPPSLQLLPDLSLLQPADNPEAAFDLIAASNLPVVNSTPDLETEQLAGEEPEDAPPVEPEENVDQVLPEEEAEEEEEEEEEEIPLDEETTAPVEEEEKEEEPSPTDAPAPAEEPAEAPSPSHPGGVSLSISQDVDGLITQALLTGDFSGAVELCLHDNRMADSIILAIAGGSELLEKTQKKYFMKTHSKITKLISAVVTKDWLDILKTCDLQNWKEALAAVMTYAQPEEFSSLCDLLGGRLEAAEDPQLRSQACLCYICAGNVEKLVCCWSRVQNGHCPLSLQDLVEKVVVLRRAVEQTQRSGPAAIGVFLAEKMSQYANLLASQGSLSTAITYLPDNTNQVSIQQLRDRLCRALGQQAATPAAAPTQRAPSQPTAPSQAPPQHPFAPPQPPTAAPVPMATCAASAPAVPQYYQPAAPPNPAYGMTPPCSAAAPPSSSAAAPAYAFSHQYQRPQNGWNDPPALSRTSKKKQSSENFVPPAPITAPIMAPLGTDPQAQPVFPGGPQGMIQGPHGTQVPYSGMHQQQFSPATMNPAMPKTSTEGAPGAPRGDLIQPLQSIPTEKITKKPIPDEHLVLKTTFESLIQKCLAVATDPQTKRKLDEANKRLEALYDKLREQTLSPAIVSGLHNIARSIETRSYADGLNIHTHIVSNSNFSETSAFMPVLKVVLTQANKLGV, encoded by the exons atgaaacTTAAAGAGGTCCAGCGTACGGCCATCCAGAGCTGGAGTCCCGCCCAGCACCACCCAATCTACCTGGCGACAG gaaCGTCAGCCCAGCAGCTGGACGCCTCTTTCAGCACCAATGCCTCGCTGGAGTTTTTTGAGCTGGACTTAACTGAACCGTCTCTGGACATGAAGTCCTGCggcagcttctcctcctctcacaG GTACCACAAGCTTGTCTGGGGTCCGTACGGGATGGACGGCGGCGGCGGACACCCGTCCGGCGTTCTCATCGCCGGAGGCGAAAATGGCGACGTCATCCTGTACGACCCCGCAAAGATCATGGCGGGAGAGAGCGACGTGATCGTGGCCGAGAGCAAGAAGCACACGGGGCCCGTCAGAGCCCTCGATGTTAACCCGTTCCAG ACGAACCTGGTGGCGTCAGGCAGTAACGAATCAGAAATCTACATCTGGGACATGAATAACTTTGGCTCTCCGATGGCGCCGGGACCCAAAACTCAG CCTCTGGAGGACATCAGCTGCGTGTCGTGGAACAGGCAGGTCCAACACATCCTGGCCTCCGCCAGCCCGAGCGGCCGAGCATCGGTGTGGGACCTCCGCAAGAACGACCTCATCATTAAAGTCAGCGACCACAGCAACAGA atgCATTGTTCTGGATTAGCCTGGAACCCAGAAGTGGCCACTCAGCTGGTCTTGGCCTCGGAGGACGACCGGATGCCGGTCATCCAGATGTGGGATTTACGTTTCGCAACCTCTCCCCTCAAGATTTTAGAGAATCACACTCG AGGCATCCTGGCCATCGCCTGGAGCTTGGCCGATCCTGAGCTGCTCCTCAGCTGCGGGAAGGACAGCAGGATTCTGTGCTGGAATCCGAACACAGGAGAG GTGTTGTACGAGCTTCCCACCAGCAGCCACTGGTGCTTCGACATCCAGTGGTGTCCCCGGAACCCCGCGGTGCTGTCGGCCGCCGGCTTCGACGGACACATCGACATCTTCTCCATCATGGGGGGCAGTAGCCAGGCGCAGAGTCAGCGACACCGTGACCAG ATCAGCAACTCGTTTGGGAACATGGATCCTTTCGGGACCGGGCAGACTTTACCCCCGCTGCAGATGCCCGCACCCGCAGCCCCGGTGGCAACGAGCATCCCCCTAAAGAAGCCTCCCAAGTGGATCCGTCGACCCGTCGGAGCCTCGTTTTCC TTCGGCGGGAAGCTGGTGTCTTTGGAGAACGCGGTGTCGAACCCTCAGCAGCCTCAGCAGCCCACCTCGCACGTCGTTCGCATCAGCCAGGTCGTCACGGAAACGGCCTTTCTGAAGCGCTCCGAGCAGCTGCAGGCCACGCTGAGCGCTGGCAGCTTCGTGGATTTCTGCCAGCAGAAGATGGACGTGGCGGAAAACGAGTTTGAAAAGTCTCTCTGGTCTTTTCTCAag GCTAATTTTGAAAGCGACACCCGCAGCAAGTACCTGGAACTTTTGGGCTACAACAGGGAGAAGCTGGCCTTAAAG ATTTCAGCAGCACTGGAGGAAAAACCTGCTGAACCGGTGCAG AACATCCAGGTGGAggttcctgccccccccagcctgcAGCTCCTACCggacctcagcctcctgcagCCCGCCGACAATCCTGAGGCAGCGTTCGACTTGATCGCTGCGTCAAACCTTCCGGTCGTGAACTCAACTCCTGACCTGGAGACCGAACAGCTGGCGGGAGAAGAACCGGAGGACGCTCCTCCTGTGGAACCAGAAGAAAACGTTGATCAGGTTCTCccagaagaggaagcagaggaggaggaggaggaggaggaggaggagatcccTTTAGATGAG GAGACAACGGCTCcagtagaggaggaggagaaagaagaggagccCAGTCCCACTGacgctccagctccagctgagGAACCGGCTGAGGCTCCATCTCCATCCCATCCAGGCGGCGTCAGTCTTAGCATCAGTCAAG ACGTCGACGGGCTGATCACGCAGGCTCTGCTCACCGGAGACTTCAGCGGAGCTGTGGAGCtctgtctccatgacaacaggaTGGCGGACAGCATCATCCTGGCCATCGCAGGAGGGTCCGAGCTCTTAGAGAAAACCCAGAAGAAGTATTTTATGAAAACGCACAGCAAGATAACCAAG CTGATCAGCGCCGTGGTGACAAAAGACTGGTTGGACATCCTGAAGACGTGTGACCTGCAGAACTGGAAGGAGGCCCTGGCCGCCGTGATGACCTACGCTCAGCCAGAGGAGTTCTCCTCTCTCTGCG ATCTTCTCGGAGGCCGACTGGAAGCGGCCGAGGACCCCCAGCTACGATCGCAAGCCTGCCTGTGTTACATCTGCGCCGGCAACGTGGAGAAACTGGTGTGTTGTTGGAGCAGAGTGCAGAACGGACACTGTCCGCTGtccctccag GACCTGGTGGAGAAGGTGGTGGTTCTGAGGCGAGCTGTGGAGCAGACCCAGCGCTCCGGTCCCGCTGCCATCGGCGTCTTCCTGGCTGAGAAGATGAGTCAGTACGCCAACCTGCTGGCGTCGCAGGGGAGCCTCTCCACCGCCATCACCTACCTGCCCGACAACACCAACCAG GTTTCCATCCAGCAGCTTCGGGATCGTCTCTGTCGCGCTCTGGGGCAGCAGGCGGCgactccagcagcagcaccaaccCAACGAGCTCCGTCTCAGCCGACCGCTCCGTCTCAGGCCCCGCCCCAGCATCCGTTCGCCCCGCCCCAGCCTCCGACGGCGGCTCCGGTACCCATGGCGACATGTGCCGCATCCGCCCCAGCAGTGCCACAGTATTACCAGCCG GCGGCGCCTCCGAACCCTGCCTACGGGATGACGCCCCCCTGCTCGGCGGCTGCGCCTCCAtcctcctccgccgccgcccCGGCGTACGCGTTCTCCCATCAGTACCAGC ggCCTCAGAACGGCTGGAACGACCCCCCAGCTCTGAGTAGGACATCCAAAAAGAAG CAGTCTTCAGAGAACTTTGTGCCCCCTGCCCCCATCACTGCCCCCATCATGGCTCCTCTGGGCACCGACCCTCAGGCCCAGCCTGTATTCCCTGGGGGCCCTCAGGGTATGATCCAGGGCCCTCACGGTACCCAGGTCCCCTATTCAGGCATGCACCAGCAGCAGTTCTCACCTGCAACCATGAACCCTGCAATGCCCAAGACCAGCACAGAGGGCGCTCCAGGAGCACCGAGGGGGGACCTCATCCAG CCTCTTCAGTCTATCCCCACTGAGAAGATCACCAAGAAGCCCATCCCCGACGAGCACCTGGTCCTGAAGACCACGTTTGAGAGCCTCATCCAGAAGTGCTTGGCTGTCGCGACCGACCCT CAAACCAAGAGGAAACTGGATGAGGCCAACAAACGTCTGGAGGCGCTCTACGACAAACTCCGAGAGCAGACG ctgtctcctgccATCGTCAGCGGCCTACACAACATCGCCAGGAGTATAGAAACTAGATCCTACGCGGATGGCCTCAACATCCACACCCACATCGTCAGCAACAGCAACTTCAGCGAGACATCGGCGTTCATGCCCGTCCTCAAGGTGGTGCTGACGCAAGCCAACAAGCTGGGGGTCTAA